A window of Zingiber officinale cultivar Zhangliang chromosome 5A, Zo_v1.1, whole genome shotgun sequence contains these coding sequences:
- the LOC121981978 gene encoding protein MOR1-like isoform X1, translating to MSTEEEKLLKEAKKLPWEDRLLHKNWKVRNEANIDLTAVCDSITDPKDPRLREFGPFFRKTVADSNAPVQEKALDALSAFLRAADADAGRYAKEVCDSIISKCLTGRPKTVEKAQAAFLLWVELEATEVFLEAMEKAIKNKVAKAVVPAIDVMFQALSEFGAKVVPPKKILKMLPELFDHQDQNVRASSKGLTLELCRWIGKEPVKSILFEKMRDTMKKELEAELGNVSGVARPTRKIRSEQDKEPEPEVVAETVAAGAHEESVTNVPQEIDEYELVDPVDILIPLDKSGFWDGVKAAKWSERRDAVCELTKLASTKRIAPGDFSEVCRTLKKLVTDVNLAVSVEAIQAIGNLAKGLRNHFAASSRFLLPILLEKLKEKKPTLTDALTQTLQAIHKSGCLTLADVIEDVKMAVKNKVPLVRSLTLNWVTFCIETNNKATILKLHKDYVPVFLESLNDGTPEVRDAAFAALAAIAQMVGLRPLERSLEKLDEVRKKKLSDLIGSSGSGEGLISGPVPPSNSSTNLSGPRGTNSSCGRRSAASMLSGKKPAQALPSIKKSVAAKPCVKKADGVGQSKTFVEIEDVEPSEMSLEEIEGRLGSCVKMETISQLKSSVWKERLEAIGFFKEEIENLQNLDQYAEILIRFLCVVPGWNEKNVQVQQQVIDVITYIASTVKKFPKRCVVLCLLGISERAADIKTRNQAMKCLTVFSEAVGPGFVFDRLYKIMKEHKNPKVSSEGISWMVSAVEDFGIAHIKLKDLIDFCKEFGLQSSTAPIRNATVKLIGILHKFVGPDIKGFLSDVKPALLSALDAECEKNSYEGVAAAPKKLVKVLDSELPIASGSDGLPREDISAKITPNLLKDLGNSDWKVRLESIESVNKILDEAHKRIQPAGTVELFGALKSRLYDSNKNLIMSTLATIGSLASAMGLPVEKSSKGILSDVLKCLGDNKKHMRECTLNALDSWVFAVHLDKMIPYITVTLADAKLGAEGRKDLFDWLTRHLSEANDLPDASQLFKPIATAMMDKSVDVRKAAESCIVEVLRVCGQEATTKCMKDLKGPALTVVLERLKPSEVIEEFSDSARVIAGGPASKSTMKNGKLVSNVANDRRPGSKMTSVRNVPIRGSKLDPFASVQDLAVQSQPSFNIRDSNKEDREKHVPRRFKFEEPRPEQIQELEYDITKHFREDLHRRLLSTDFKKQVDGLELLQKVLPSHRTDIFELLDILLRWFVLRFCESNTTCLLKVLEFLPELFDVLKDENYSLTEAEAAIFLPCLVEKFGHNIEKVREKMRELMKKIVIVYSASKFFPYIVEGLRSKNNRTRVECVDFIECLLDHYGTEISGQLKSLQLVAGLTSERDGEIRKAALNTLATAYKHLGEDVWRYVGKLSDAQRSMLDDRFKWKAREMDKRKEGKPGEARIALRRSVRENGLDVAEQCGEVYSRFVSVPMATRDNVGYAEPDERHILARQFATANGPTDWHEALDIIALGLPEQSVEGMKVICHELTQATVDSNNSAMEELAKDADRLVSCLAKMVPSTFNFSLSGASSRSCKYVLNTLMQTFQIKKLAHAVKESTLDNLITELLLWLLDERVPLMDDGSQLLKALNVLMLKILDNAERTSSFVVLISLLRPLDPSRWPSPASSEALIIRNQKFSDLVVKCLIKLTKVLQSTIYEVDLDRVLQSIHVYLQGLGMEEIRRRAGADDKPLRMVKTVLHELVKLRGTAIKGHLSMVPIDTEPQPIILAYIDLNLQTLAAARMLTPSGPMGQTHWGDTASNSPAPATHSADAQLKQELAAVFKKIGDKQTCTIGLYELYRITQLYPKVDIFAQLQNASEAFRTYIRDGLAQMEKNAAAGRTPASLPMATPPPVATISSPKLGPLSPVNAKSANAKIESINPSAYTDDGVVGATTLRSQTDLSEFKSHLGDDRMDRYPAAPTVTMGTLDAIRERMKSIQAAAAAGNLDGSARPFGHVNGNVLHGMDRGEGEAPTQSNILPMDEKALSGLQARMERLKSGYLEPL from the exons ATGTCAACGGAAGAAGAGAAGTTGCTGAAGGAGGCGAAGAAACTTCCATGGGAGGATCGACTCCTGCATAAGAACTGGAAAGTGCGAAACGAAGCCAACATCGATCTGACTGCCGTTTGTGACTCCATCACCGATCCGAAGGATCCGCGTCTCAGAGAGTTCG GTCCTTTCTTCAGAAAGACGGTGGCCGACTCCAATGCGCCAGTGCAGGAGAAGGCGCTCGATGCCCTAAGTGCATTTTTACGAGCGGCCGACGCTGATGCAGGAAG GTACGCGAAGGAAGTTTGTGATTCCATTATTTCAAAATGCCTCACCGGTAGGCCAAAGACAGTTGAGAAAGCTCAGGCAGCCTTTCTCTTGTGGGTTGAGTTGGAGGCAACTGAAGTGTTTTTG GAAGCAATGGAGAAGGCAATAAAAAATAAAGTTGCAAAAGCTGTTGTTCCTGCTATTGATGTGATGTTTCAGGCTCTTAG TGAATTTGGGGCAAAggtggttcctcccaagaagatccTAAAAATGCTTCCTGAACTTTTTGATCACCAAGATCAGAATGTCCGCGCTTCTTCTAAAGGACTTACCCTTGAACTATGTCGGTGGATTGGAAAGGAACCTGTAAAGTCTATTCTATTTGAAAAAATGCGAGATACTATG AAAAAAGAGTTAGAGGCAGAGCTTGGTAATGTATCTGGAGTTGCTCGTCCTACTCGGAAAATAAG ATCTGAACAAGACAAGGAACCTGAGCCAGAAGTTGTTGCTGAAACAGTGGCTGCTGGTGCTCATGAAGAATCTGTAACAAATG TTCCTCAGGAAATCGATGAATATGAGCTCGTTGATCCTGTTGATATTTTGATTCCTTTGGATAAGTCTGGATTTTGGGATGGAGTG AAAGCTGCTAAATGGTCTGAAAGAAGGGATGCTGTTTGCGAACTTACTAAGCTTGCTTCAACTAAAAGAATTGCTCCTGGTGACTTTTCTGAAGTCTGTCGAACACTTAAAAAG CTTGTTACAGATGTGAATCTGGCTGTTTCAGTTGAGGCAATTCAAGCAATAGGAAATCTAGCCAAAGGTCTGAGAAATCATTTTGCTGCGAGCTCAAGGTTTCTCTTGCCTATCCTACTC GAAAAGTTAAAGGAGAAAAAACCAACTCTAACTGATGCGTTGACTCAAACTCTTCAAGCGATTCACAAGTCTGGATGCTTAACTTTGGCTGATGTTATTGAAG ATGTAAAAATGGCTGTGAAAAATAAGGTTCCACTTGTCCGCTCATTAACACTAAATTGGGTCACATTTTGCATCGAGACAAACAataaagctactatccttaaaTTGCACAAGGATTATGTGCCTGTATTTTTGGAG AGCCTTAACGATGGAACACCTGAAGTGAGAGATGCGGCTTTTGCTGCATTGGCTGCTATTGCTCAG ATGGTTGGCTTGAGACCATTAGAAAGATCATTGGAGAAACTTGATGAGGTTAGGAAAAAGAAGTTATCTGATCTGATTGGAAGCTCTGGTAGTGGTGAGGGCCTAATATCAGGACCAG TTCCTCCCTCTAATTCAAGTACCAACTTATCTGGTCCTAGG GGCACTAATAGCTCATGTGGAAGGCGGTCTGCCGCTAGCATGCTTAGTGGGAAGAAACCTGCCCAAGCATTG CCCTCTATTAAGAAAAGTGTTGCTGCAAAGCCGTGTGTGAAAAAGGCAGATGGTGTGGGACAATCGAAGACTTTTGTTGAGATTGAAGATGTTGAG CCCAGCGAAATGAGTTTAGAGGAAATTGAAGGAAGATTGGGATCATGCGTAAAGATGGAAACTATCTCTCAACTAAAGAGTAGTGTTTGGAAGGAACGTTTAGAAG CTATTGGCTTTTTTAAAGAGGAAATCGAGAATCTTCAAAATCTAGATCAATATGCCGAGATTTTGATTCGGTTTTTATGTGTTGTACCTGGCTGGAATGAGAAAAACGTGCAG GTCCAACAACAAGTCATTGATGTAATTACTTACATAGCTTCCACTGTGAAAAAATTTCCAAAGCGATGTGTGGTGCTGTGCCTTTTGG GCATAAGTGAAAGGGCCGCTGATATTAAAACACGAAATCAAGCAATGAAATGCCTTACAGTTTTTTCTGAGGCAGTTGGTCCGGGATTTGTTTTTGATAGA CTCTACAAAATAATGAAAGAGCACAAGAATCCCAAGGTTTCCAGTGAAGGCATTTCATGGATGGTATCTGCAGTTGAAGACTTTGGAATTGCACATATAAAGTTAAAG GATTTAATTGATTTTTGCAAAGAGTTCGGGCTGCAATCTAGCACTGCACCAATCAGGAATGCGACTGTCAAACTTATTGGAATCTTACATAAATTTGTAGGCCCAG ACATTAAAGGTTTTCTGAGTGATGTCAAGCCTGCTCTTTTGAGTGCTTTGGATGCTGAGTGTGAAAAGAACTCATATGAG GGTGTTGCAGCAGCTCCCAAGAAATTGGTAAAAGTTTTGGATTCTGAACTGCCTATTGCATCTGGATCAGATGGACTTCCTCGTGAAGATATTAGTGCAAAGATAACACCTAATTTGTTAAAGGATCTGGGAAATTCTGACTGGAAA GTCCGTTTGGAATCCATTGAGTCTGTTAATAAAATTCTGGATGAAGCACATAAGCGTATCCAACCTGCTGGAACTG TGGAGTTGTTTGGTGCTCTTAAGAGCCGCCTATATGATAGTAACAAAAACTTGATTATGTCAACTTTGGCTACTATTGGTAGTCTTGCATCAGCAATGGGCCTTCCTGTTGAGAAATCTAGTAAG GGGATCCTATCGGATGTATTGAAGTGTTTGGGTGATAACAAGAAGCACATGAGAGAATGCACATTAAATGCTTTAGATTCATGGGTCTTTGCAGTTCACCTTGATAAAATG ATTCCATATATTACAGTCACTCTAGCTGATGCAAAACTTGGTGCTGAGGGACGGAAGGATCTTTTTGATTGGTTAACAAGACATTTGTCAGAGGCAAATGATTTACCTGATGCTTCACAACTTTTTAAGCCAATTGCTACTGCTATGATG GATAAATCAGTCGATGTTCGCAAGGCTGCTGAGTCTTGTATTGTTGAAGTTCTTAGAGTCTGTGGACAAGAGGCA ACTACCAAATGTATGAAGGATCTGAAGGGACCTGCTTTAACAGTTGTACTTGAGCGTTTAAAGCCATCTGAAGTGATTgaag AATTTTCAGATTCTGCTAGAGTTATTGCTGGTGGTCCTGCTTCCAAGTCTACCATGAAGAATGGAAAGCTAGTATCAAATGTTGCCAATGACCGTAGACCTGGCAGCAAGATGACATCAGTG AGAAATGTTCCAATAAGGGGTTCCAAACTTGACCCTTTTGCTAGTGTTCAAGATCTTGCCGTCCAGTCACAGCCTTCATTTAACATTAGAGACTCCAATAAG GAAGATAGGGAGAAGCATGTTCCTAGGAGATTTAAGTTTGAGGAGCCACGTCCTGAACAAATTCAGGAGCTGGAG TATGATATCACAAAGCATTTCAGAGAAGATCTCCATAGGAGACTTTTAAGCACAGACTTCAAAAAGCAAGTAGATGGACTCGAGTTGTTGCAAAAG GTTCTGCCGTCACATAGGACAGATATATTTGAACTACTTGACATACTTTTGAGATGGTTCGTTCTACGATTTTGTGAGTCAAATACGACATGCTTGTTGAAG GTGCTTGAATTCCTTCCTGAGCTTTTTGATGTTCTAAAGGATGAGAATTATAGTCTGACTGAGGCAGAAGCTGCAATATTTCTTCCATGCCTTGTTGAGAAG TTTGGTCATAACATCGAAAAGGTCCGGGAGAAAATGCGTGAATTGATGAAGAAAATTGTTATTGTTTATTCAGCATCAAAGTTTTTTCCTTATATTGTGGAAGGTCTGCGATCAAAGAATAATCGGACTCGGGTTGAATGCGTTGATTTCATCGAATGCCTACTTGATCATTATGGAACTGAG attagTGGACAGTTGAAATCTTTGCAACTTGTTGCTGGTTTAACATCTGAGCGTGATGGTGAAATTAGGAAAGCTGCTCTTAATACATTGGCTACTGCTTACAAACATCTTG GTGAAGATGTATGGAGATATGTTGGGAAGCTTTCTGATGCCCAAAGGAGTATGCTAGATGATAGATTTAAATGGAAG GCCAGAGAAATGGATAAGAGAAAGGAAGGAAAGCCTGGTGAGGCTAGAATTGCTCTAAGGCGTTCAGTTCGAGAAAATGG GCTAGATGTAGCAGAACAGTGTGGAGAAGTTTATTCACGTTTTGTTTCTGTTCCAATGGCAACAAG GGACAATGTTGGTTATGCTGAACCTGATGAAAGGCACATTTTAGCTCGACAGTTTGCTACTGCGAATGGACCTACCGACTGGCATGAAGCTCTTGATATCATTGCATTGGGTCTACCTGAACAG TCAGTCGAAGGCATGAAAGTTATATGCCATGAGTTGACACAGGCCACAGTTGACTCCAATAACAGTGCAATGGAAGAGCTAGCTAAAGATGCTGATAGATTGGTTTCGTGCCTAGCGAAAATG GTTCCCAGTACCTTTAATTTCAGTCTTTCTGGAGCTTCTTCAAGATCCTGTAAATATGTTCTTAATACACTAATGCAG ACCTTCCAGATCAAAAAACTTGCTCATGCTGTGAAAGAGAGTACATTAGATAATCTCATAACTGAACTTCTTCTTTGGCTTTTGGATGAAAGAGTTCCTTTGATGGATGATGGTAGTCAATTATTGAAAGCACTTAATGTTTTGATGCTCAAGATTCTG GATAATGCAGAAAGAACATCTTCGTTTGTGGTGTTAATTAGCTTGTTGAGACCTTTGGACCCATCAAGGTGGCCATCCCCTGCATCATCTGAGGCTCTCATCATCAGAAACCAGAAGTTCTCAGATCTAGTtgttaaatgtttaattaaattgACAAAG GTATTACAGAGCACAATTTATGAAGTTGATCTCGACCGTGTTCTTCAAAGCATTCATGTGTATTTGCAAGGACTAGGGATGGAAGAGATTCGAAGAag GGCTGGAGCAGATGATAAACCACTTAGGATGGTTAAAACTGTTTTGCATGAATTAGTGAAACTCCGAGGTACAGCTATAAAGGGTCACCTCTCTATGGTACCTATAGACACCGAACCTCAACCAATCATCCTTGCTTATATTGACCTAAATCTTCAG ACCCTTGCGGCTGCTAGAATGTTAACTCCATCTGGTCCCATGGGACAAACACATTGGGGTGACACTGCTTCTAATAGTCCAGCTCCTGCAACACATTCAGCAGATGCTCAATTGAAG CAAGAACTTGCTGCAGTATTTAAGAAAATTGGTGATAAGCAAACCTGTACAATCGGACTATATGAACTCTACCGGATTACCCAACTCTATCCTAAG GTGGATATATTTGCTCAGCTCCAAAATGCGAGTGAAGCATTTAGAACATATATTAGAGATGGACTTGCTCAG ATGGAGAAGAATGCAGCAGCTGGAAGGACACCTGCCAGCCTTCCCATGGCTACTCCACCACCCGTAGCAACTATTTCATCTCCAAAGCTTGGGCCTCTTTCTCCTGTTAACGCAAAGTCAGCTAATGCAAAAATTGAAAGCATAAATCCAAGTGCATACACAGATGATGGTGTTGTTGGAGCAACTACTTTGAGAAGTCAGACTGATCTTTCAGAGTTTAAGTCTCATTTAGGAGATGACCGAATGGATCGATATCCAGCTG CCCCTACAGTAACAATGGGGACTCTTGATGCCATCAGAGAACGGATGAAAAGCATACAGGCTGCTGCTGCCGCTGGCAATTTGGATGGTTCAGCTCGACCATTTGGACATGTCAACGGTAATGTCCTTCATGGAATGGATCGTGGCGAAGGGGAAGCCCCAACACAGAGCAATATTCTCCCAATGGATGAGAAGGCATTATCCGGCTTGCAAGCAAGGATGGAGAGACTAAAAAGTGGATACCTTGAGCCACTGTAG